The Arachis ipaensis cultivar K30076 chromosome B05, Araip1.1, whole genome shotgun sequence nucleotide sequence ATTTTGTTCTAAATTTCTATCCATGCGCATTATGaaaattaatcatttttttatacttatttaaataaaaaaggaccctaatttaattttgaaatctaATAAATGTTTTCAATAACAAAAATACTATGAGCATATAAAAATTCAGTTAACGAATTATTTATCatctatttatgtataaatatgtattgtttaatttgtattttaTGTTTATATGAGTGAGTGGTCGCTgatttttagtatataaatagCATGATATTCAAATAATTCACTTCAGGTATATTTATTTGGTGATTCATCACCATTGAAAGTTTCGCAATCTTCGCTACACAATCAGAAGTACGTAGCAGAAAGCTTGTAGGTCTCATGTTGTCGGTTCAAAAATGGAACTTGTTACTGTTCCGCCGCCAACAGCCACTCAATCCAGCTACCATCACCACCGCGGCagcagcatctccaccattaCATATTCTCCTCACAACCCCAAACTCAAGCTTCCTCTCCTTCACACCTCCCCTGTCATCTCTTCAAAACCCCTCCAACCCATTATCTCTCCACAAACCACTACTACTTGCAGCGACAGCAttaagaggaggaagaagaagaagaagaaaaatgggtcTTCAACCTTAGATATATTGTGCTTAATGGAAGCTCTCTACAATCCCATACCCATTGACATCTACACCTCTCTTGTTAAAGAGTGCACTGTTTCTGGGGACCCACATACTGCTATTCACTTGAACAATCACATAACCCACAGTGGGATTAAGCCTCCGTTGCCCTTCATCAATCGGATTCTCATCATGCTTGTGTCATGTGGCTTGTTGGACAATGCACGCCATGTGTTTGATTTAATGTCTGTTAGGGACTTCAACACTTGGGCAACCTTGTTTGTTGCTTATTATGATAATGCTGATTATGCGGAGGTAGCTAGAGTTTTTGTCAGCATGGTTGAAGATTTGGGTATGGAAGATTCAGAATTCCCTGCGTGGATGTGGGGTTGCCTTCTCAAGTCATGTGCCTGCAGTGCGAACTTCCATCTCGGTATGCAAGCTCATGGATGGTTGTTGAAGTTAGGAGCTTGTACTGACGTGGTTCTAAGTAGCTCTTTGATAAGTTTCTATGGGAAATTCAAGCACCTGGAAGATGCGAATGCTGTATTCAACCACGCTTCGCGACACAACAACATGACTTGGTCGGCTAAGATTGTAGGTGGATGCAGGGAAAAGCAATTCTCTGAGGTTTTCTGCGACTTCAAGGAGATGGGAAGACAAGGGGTGAAGAAGGATAGCTTCACATTTTCCAGTGTTCTCAAGGCATGTGGGAAGATGCTGAATCGCGAACAATGTGGCAAACAGGTCCATGCTAATGCCATCAAATTTGGGATGGTCTCAGATAAATATGTTAAGTGTAGTTTGATAGCTATGTATGGAAGAAGTGGTTTGCTGAGAGATGCAGAACAAGTGTTTGAAATGAAGGGGAATGAAAGAAATGTTGATTGTTGGAATGCAATGGTTATGGGTTACATGCATAATGGTATGCACATTGAAGCTTTGAGGTTTCTGTATCAGATGAAGGAAGCTGGAATGCAGCCCCAAGAAGATCTGCTTAATGAAGTGAGAATTGCTTGTGGCAGTGTCAAATACTAAACCATGAATAAACTGAGAAGTATATTGTATATGTACTATATACACAATGCACAAATGTTGAATGGAAACTATACATACGATTGATGTTTAAAGTCCGGTAACTTTACTTTTGAAAAATGTGTTTAGAATTTGAAGGTTTGTTTGATTTAAGAAAACGATTTTTGCTATATTTTTTTTAGGAAAACACACAATGCAATTTGGATTGGACTGATTCATtcgattttaaaaaataaacttttaatattttagaattaaaaaatagaaaaattttaaattaataaaagtaaaTGAATAAATCTCATTTTACATTTATAAAATGTTATTTGAGTAATAATATATGATAAACataaattttgtaacaaattaaatatattataagTAAAATCTTAGGTTTGCTAAAACAATAGTATTAGGGTAAATGATATAAACAAACTAAATGACTTTTAATATTATACTAATGTCTTAAAATAGATCAACTTACATGTAAGTTTTAAAGTAAATTTatacaattaaattaaataaattcgaTTCACATTTGATTCCTTACCCATATCATAAGATAAAGGGTGTGTTGCTTCAACATCTAAGTTTCACACAAGAAATTTCCTGCCTAGAAATTTAAATAAGATAGGTTGTAATTTAGTTATTAATAGGTTTAGAAGAGGGGTTAGTCATAAATCGAATTNNNNNNNNNNNNNNNNNNNNNNNNNNNNNNNNNNNNNNNNNNNNNNNNNNNNNNNNNNNNNNNNNNNNNNNNNNNNNNNNNNNNNNNNNNNNNNNNNNNNNNNNNNNNNNNNNNNNNNNNNNNNNNNNNNNNNNNNNNNNNNNNNNNNNNNNNNNNNNNNNNNNNNNNNNNNNNNNNNNNNNNNNNNNNNNNNNNNNNNNNNNNNNNNNNNNNNNNNNNNNNNNNNNNNNNNNNNNNNNNNNNNNNNNNNNNNNNNNNNNNNNNNNNNNNNNNNNNNNNNNNNNNNNNNNNNNNNNNNNNNNNNNNNNNNNNNNNNNNNNNNNNNNNNNNNNNNNNNNNNNNNNNNNNNNNNNNNNNNNNNNNNNNNNNNNNNNNNNNNNNNNNNNNNNNNNNNNNNNNNNNNNNNNNNNNNNNNNNNNNNNNNNNNNNNNNNNNNNNNNNNNNNNNNNNNNNNNNNNNNNNNNNNNNNNNNNNNNNNNNNNNNNNNNNNNNNNNNNNNNNNNNNNNNNNNNNNNNNNNNNNNNNNNNNNNNNNNNNNNNNNNNNNNNNNNNNNNNNNNNNNNNNNNNNNNNNNNNNNNNNNNNNNNNNNNNNNNNNNNNNNNNNNNNNNNNNNNNNNNNNNNNNNNNNNNNNNNNNNNNNNNNNNNNNNNNNNNNNNNNNNNNNNNNNNNNNNNNNNNNNNNNNNNNNNNNNNNNNNNNNNNNNNNNNNNNNNNNNNNNNNNNNNNNNNNNNNNNNNNNNNNNNNNNNNNNNNNNNNNNNNNNNNNNNNNNNNNNNNNNNNNNNNNNNNNNNNNNNNNNNNNNNNNNNNNNNNNNNNNNNNNNNNNNNNNNNNNNNNNNNNNNNNNNNNNNNNNNNNNNNNNNNNNNNNNNNNNNNNNNNNNNNNNNNNNNNNNNNNNNNNNNNNNNNNNNNNNNNNNNNNNNNNNNNNNNNNNNNNNNNNNNNNNNNNNNNNNNNNNNNNNNNNNNNNNNNNNNNNNNNNNNNNNNNNNNNNNNNNNNNNNNNNNNNNNNNNNNNNNNNNNNNNNNNNNNNNNNNNNNNNNNNNNNNNNNNNNNNNNNNN carries:
- the LOC107641625 gene encoding pentatricopeptide repeat-containing protein At1g31790 yields the protein MELVTVPPPTATQSSYHHHRGSSISTITYSPHNPKLKLPLLHTSPVISSKPLQPIISPQTTTTCSDSIKRRKKKKKKNGSSTLDILCLMEALYNPIPIDIYTSLVKECTVSGDPHTAIHLNNHITHSGIKPPLPFINRILIMLVSCGLLDNARHVFDLMSVRDFNTWATLFVAYYDNADYAEVARVFVSMVEDLGMEDSEFPAWMWGCLLKSCACSANFHLGMQAHGWLLKLGACTDVVLSSSLISFYGKFKHLEDANAVFNHASRHNNMTWSAKIVGGCREKQFSEVFCDFKEMGRQGVKKDSFTFSSVLKACGKMLNREQCGKQVHANAIKFGMVSDKYVKCSLIAMYGRSGLLRDAEQVFEMKGNERNVDCWNAMVMGYMHNGMHIEALRFLYQMKEAGMQPQEDLLNEVRIACGSVKY